In one Streptomyces marincola genomic region, the following are encoded:
- a CDS encoding FecCD family ABC transporter permease codes for MRPAAPHDPGKPARTPAGETPPSPETRPGAKRGGRAVWLTAALCAALVVLALVSAATGAYRVPPGDVLASVAHRLPFGGGRELDRVAESVLWNVRLPRIVLALLVGASLGCAGALMQGVFGNPLAEPGVIGISSGAAVGAVGAIAFGVTFLGTWTVTAFAFVAGLLTVLLVYALSRAGGRTEVVTLILTGIAVNAFAGALIGLFIFFADNAQVTQITFWQLGSLSQATWGKVLAVLPCAAAGLLAAPLYARRLDLLALGERPARHLGVDVERLRLVLILVVALLTAAAVAVAGVITFVGLLVPHLLRMAHGPGHRFLVPASALGGALVLLAADLAARTAAEPAELPLGVLTALIGSPFFFWLLRRTRRRQGGWA; via the coding sequence CTGCGTCCCGCGGCCCCGCACGACCCCGGGAAGCCGGCGCGCACGCCGGCGGGCGAGACGCCGCCGAGCCCCGAAACGCGCCCCGGGGCGAAGCGCGGTGGCCGAGCCGTGTGGCTCACCGCGGCGCTGTGCGCCGCGCTCGTCGTGCTCGCCCTGGTGTCGGCGGCCACCGGCGCGTACCGCGTCCCGCCGGGCGACGTGCTCGCCTCCGTCGCGCACCGGCTGCCGTTCGGCGGCGGCCGGGAGCTCGACCGGGTCGCGGAGAGCGTGCTGTGGAACGTCCGGCTGCCGCGCATCGTGCTCGCCCTGCTCGTGGGGGCCTCGCTCGGCTGCGCCGGAGCGCTGATGCAGGGCGTGTTCGGGAACCCGCTGGCCGAGCCGGGGGTCATCGGCATCTCCTCGGGCGCGGCGGTCGGCGCGGTCGGCGCCATCGCGTTCGGCGTGACGTTCCTCGGCACCTGGACGGTCACCGCGTTCGCGTTCGTCGCGGGGCTGCTGACCGTGCTCCTGGTCTACGCGCTCTCCCGCGCGGGCGGGCGCACCGAGGTGGTGACGCTGATCCTCACGGGTATCGCGGTCAACGCCTTCGCGGGCGCGCTGATCGGCCTGTTCATCTTCTTCGCCGACAACGCGCAGGTCACGCAGATCACGTTCTGGCAGCTCGGTTCCCTTTCGCAGGCCACGTGGGGCAAGGTGCTCGCCGTCCTGCCGTGCGCGGCGGCCGGGCTGCTGGCCGCGCCCCTCTACGCGCGCAGGCTCGACCTGCTGGCGCTGGGCGAACGGCCCGCCCGCCACCTGGGCGTCGATGTCGAACGCCTGCGCCTGGTGCTGATCCTCGTCGTCGCGCTGCTGACGGCCGCCGCGGTGGCGGTGGCCGGGGTGATCACGTTCGTCGGGCTGCTCGTGCCGCACCTGCTGCGGATGGCCCACGGTCCCGGGCACCGCTTCCTCGTGCCGGCCAGCGCGCTCGGCGGCGCGCTGGTGCTGCTCGCGGCCGACCTGGCCGCCCGCACGGCGGCCGAGCCCGCGGAACTGCCGCTCGGCGTGCTGACCGCGCTCATCGGCAGCCCGTTCTTCTTCTGGCTGCTGCGCAGGACCCGTCGCCGGCAGGGAGGCTGGGCATGA